The Ficedula albicollis isolate OC2 chromosome 1, FicAlb1.5, whole genome shotgun sequence nucleotide sequence ggggggggggggggggggggggggggggggggggggggggggggggggggggggggggggggggggggggggggggggggggggggggggggggggggggggggggggggggggggggggggggggggggggggggggggggggggggggggggggggggggggggggggggggggggggggggggggggggggggggggggggggggggggggggggggggggggggggggggggggggggggggggggggggggggggggggggggggggggggggggggggggggggggggggggggggggggggggggggggggggggggggggggggggggggggggggggggggggggggggggggggggggggggggggggggggggggggggggggggggggggggggggggggggggggggggggggggggggggggcggcacCCTCAGCAGCCCCATCAACCTCGCCTACTTCTACGGGGCCTCGCCCCACTCCAGCGAGGGCAGCTGCTCGCCGGCGCACTCCTCCGccccgggcgggggggggggggggggggggggggggggggggggggggggggggggggggggggggggggggggggggggggggggggggggggggggggggggggggggggggggggggggggggggggggggggggggggggggggggggggggggggggggggggggggggggggggggggggggggggggggggggggggggggggggggggggggggggggggggggggggggggggggggggggggggggggggggggggggggggggggggggggggggggggggggggggggggggggggggggggggggggggggggggggggggggggggggggggggggggggggggggggggggggggggggggggggggggggggggggggggggggggggggggggggggggggggggggggggggggggggggcggcgggagCGGCGGGGCCGTGCGATGGCCAAGGGCTGCGCGGGGCAGctccctggctcctctctgcTAAACCAGGATTTAGGTGCCTTCCTACAGGAgttcctacttttttttttttttaaatttattcttcattAAACGCAAACGAAAGGGGTGTCTTAAGTTCGGGTGTTGTTTTCGTGTCTCCACAGTTGAACAGCACATGGGgggaggaaagcagcacagaggacCTTTCCAGGGGGTCCGCGTGAAGAACTCCGTGaaggagctcctgctgcacttcaGGAGCAGCAAGCAGATGTCCTCGGGTCCTGCCACCGAGGAGAGCAAGGTAACCGGCAGCTTTCTGCGCTGGCAGGTTTGATTTTAATGGTTACCGAAGCTGGGAAGAAGGCACTTTGTGGTAATGCTAGAAATGAGCTGCTTTATCTGCTGTGGATGGAGTCAGGGTTTTTCCTTCTCAACACCTAACGGAGAAGTACAGCTGGGAAGAAATCAGAAAGGTTTACTGTGAGAGAAGGAGGCACTAAAAAATGTTCTTACTaagctttattttccaaagggaGTCTGGATAAAGATACATTTGTGTTGCGAAACCGCAGAAATTCCGTGTTGACTGGAATGACATCATTCATTGGAAGGgttagggatttttttgtcagATTTGTTTGTCATGCTgttgcactgctctgtgcaaaGCACACAGTGTAAGAGTAGGCCCTTTCAGTCTGAAAAGCCAAAAATTCTGAGGAGattaaaggatattttttatttgattagATTCTTTTTTCTGACTGCATGTTTGAAAGCTTCCTAGATCAGTGCTGTCAGAGGAAGATTTTTGCGTAGAAAAGTTCATGGCACTAAGGAAGTGTAAAATCAGCTGGGttatttatgtattaaaaaatccTCGGGTCTCTGGAAGGAATAGCATCTTTCTCTAGATTTTCTTGAATTTTGTGGTATTATAACAAATGGCTTGAAAAGCCTaaagaaaaactgtgttttatttaagtttaaataaagtatttccattttctaaccttaattaaaagcaattaagTTAGGGTTAGACAACCACGTACTAGAGTTATTGTAAGGTCTATTCTGTGTTTATAGAAGGAGGTAATGtcttctttcttgtttgttttttttgggggtggattgttttttatttatttcctccaGACAGAATATTATAATAACcgaaaaaaaatttgtttttttcttaacagGCACAAGGAGGATTGGTGAACTACGAACCATACACAGGTAGaccattttttaatgcatatcCTGCAGTAACATTTTAAACCAATTGTAAGAGTAACCTCTAAATGGattctaaatttattttcatcagaaCTGAAGAGCATACTGGGCCACAGTGGCAAAAGAAAGGCTCCTGAACTCCTTTCTGATGGACCTTCTTTCAAACGCCAAGCAAATGTTCACCCACATCTCCTGGTAAGTTTATAGTAATTTTTTCTGtacctttatttttcagtttgttttgtttgatgaGAAACTACCAGATACAACTATACTTCTAATTTTCTGGGGCTTGTTttgatttgcctttttttattttaatttttttccccgtCAGACCCCACCCCAGACACCAACTTCTATGGATAGCATGGAGGAGACACATAAAAGTGACCCAAAGCACGACAGCAGTTCTGATCTGCTTCAGAACATTATAAACATCAAGAACGAGTCGAGCCCCATTTCCCTGAACACGGTGCAGGTGAGCTGGCTGCACTCAGTCTCCAGCCACGGCTCACCTGCTGAGCAGTACCAGGACAGCCCAGGAGCACAGGCTTTCTCCCCATCCCAGAAGTACCAAGCATTCCAAGACCACACCAGCCAGCATATGCTTGATCCTCCACAGCATTACCAATTCCCTTCGTCCCAGAGCCAAGATTTGTCACAGAGTTATCCCTCAGACGCCTCCCTGGACTACAGGCCGTTTGTTGCCAGTGAGCAGCCTCCTGCCTACCAGCAGGGCACCTTTGAGAGCCACGAGCTGCAGTACTGCCCCCCACAGagcttctcttccctcctgaACGACTCGGAGGGCTCGGAGAGCATCTCCAGCCCCCTCCCGCCGCTGAGCAGCGCCCACCCGCAGCCCGAGGCTGCCCCTCACGGCCCCAGCTTCAGCTTGCTCCCCGGCAACCTCTGCGGTGGGCTGGAGCGCAGCGTCTCGCTGGCTGCTCTGAACGTGTCTCTGCCTGACCAGAACCTTGCCAGAAGCACAACACAGCTGGGCAAGTCATTTTTCCAATGGCAAGTGGAACAGGAGGAGAACAAACTGGCTAACATCTCTCAAGACCAGTTCCTTGCAAAAGACGCCGACGGAGACACGTGAGCACCTTTTATCTTGGTGTTTCTTCTGTGGGGGACgtttctgtttgggttttggcaGACTGGGTTATAGTGAAGCAGTTCAATAGCAGTGTTTGTGTCACAAGTACAGTGGTTTGGCTGATCAAGTGAAAGGTGTGGTGTGGCTGATGGCGGCcatgcagagctccagcacacTTGAGTAGATGTATTTTTCTAGTTTCGGGTGCTTATAGTTAGACTTGGCTAAAAGGGCAGGAAAACTTTCTAATTTAGATGCTTTAAATGGCCCTGGTAAGAAAATAGCCATGTTCCTGTCTTAGTTACACAGAGAGATCTGAAGCTGGCAGCCTAACAGCCCGTCTAAACATTTGGTTCTCTGGTGTGTTGAGCCCTGGTTTATGTCTGGTGATGTAACACTGTTGcccatctttcctgcagcttccTCCACATCGCTGTGGCCCAGGGCCGTCGGGCACTCTCCTACGTTCTTGCAAGGAAAATGGCTGCCCTGCACATGCTGGATATTAAAGAGCACAATGGCCAGGTGaggttctgaaaaaaatctttgcacCTGCTTTGTGCACCTGAGTGCTTCTGCATGTCTGAACCTTGGGAAAGATGTGGTGAAATGCTTATTTAATATTAACCCCAAGATTTAGCCTGCATACTAATATTAACCTTGAGCTATTAATACTTCTTGGGATCACCTTGAGCTGGTAAAACTATGTGCTCTGCTTCATTTGTCCTGGCTTCCTAGTATTCATAATCACTGCTTAAATAATACCAGGTAGCtagggtttttatttgttttagttGCTCTTTCCTGTTAGAGATCAGATGACTAATAgcttaaattttcttcttgatgTTTGCAGAGTGCTTTCCAGGTTGCTGTGGCTGCCAATCAGCATCTCATTGTACAGGACTTGGTTAGCTTGGGGGCTCAAGTGAACACCACAGACTGCTGGGGTAGAACGCCGCTGCATGTCTGCGCTGAGAAGGGGCATGCCCAGGTCCTCCAGGTAAgagccaggcaggcacagctctgccctggccctTGACTCCTACCCTTAGTGTTAGCTGTGCTGGGAAACTCTGGAAACACCACTCCTTCCTTATCTTTCTCTCTGGGCAGCCGTGTAAGTCTGTCAACACATAGAGTTTAAAGTGGGACTGAATTTCTCGTTAAGGTTCGCATC carries:
- the NFKBIZ gene encoding NF-kappa-B inhibitor zeta, with product MGGGKQHRGPFQGVRVKNSVKELLLHFRSSKQMSSGPATEESKAQGGLVNYEPYTELKSILGHSGKRKAPELLSDGPSFKRQANVHPHLLTPPQTPTSMDSMEETHKSDPKHDSSSDLLQNIINIKNESSPISLNTVQVSWLHSVSSHGSPAEQYQDSPGAQAFSPSQKYQAFQDHTSQHMLDPPQHYQFPSSQSQDLSQSYPSDASLDYRPFVASEQPPAYQQGTFESHELQYCPPQSFSSLLNDSEGSESISSPLPPLSSAHPQPEAAPHGPSFSLLPGNLCGGLERSVSLAALNVSLPDQNLARSTTQLGKSFFQWQVEQEENKLANISQDQFLAKDADGDTFLHIAVAQGRRALSYVLARKMAALHMLDIKEHNGQSAFQVAVAANQHLIVQDLVSLGAQVNTTDCWGRTPLHVCAEKGHAQVLQAIQKGAMGSHQYVDLEATNYDGLTALHCAVLAHNTVLHELQNCQPPHSPEVQELLLRNKSLVETIKILIQMGASVEAKDRKSGRSALHLAAEEANLELIRLFLELPNYLSFVNAKAYNGNTALHVAASLQYRVSQLDAVRLLMRKGADPSARNLENEQPVHLVPDGLIGEQIRRILKGKAIQQRVSPF